GTTTTCCCGCCTATTCCACGCGCAATTGCATTTGCAGACGCTTCAATGCAGCACCTACCGCTAGGGCTATATGACCCTAAACACCCTGCTCTTACTGTCTTGACAACTATTACTCAAAGTTTGGAGTCCTTGTAGTGCCACCCCGTCGTAAGGCTGCATCTCAGCCCCAGCTTCGTAATGTTGCAGTCATTCTCAACCGAGAGAGTCCTGCTCAGTCCGCTCAACCTGCTCAGCCAATTTCACTTGAAAAGATTCATTTGCCTGCAAAGCAACCCCGTCGTTTCTTTGATGCAGACAAAATGGCTCAACTAGTAGCATCTGTGAAAGAGTTTGGCATTCTAGAGCCGCTTCTAGTTCGTCCATTGAAGAGTGGTGAGTATGAACTGGTCGCAGGGGAACGGCGGCTACGGGCAGCTCGTGAGCTAGGCCTAACTGAAGTGCCCATTTTGGTACATGATTTGGATGAGCGGCAAGCGCTTCAAGTGACTTTGATAGAGAATCTTCAGCGAGAAGATTTAAATCCGATTGAGGAAACAGAAGCAGTCTTAGACTTGCTCGCGATCGCTCTTGAAGTAGATAGGGATGAAGTAGTATCTATCTTGCATCAATCGTATAACGCTAAACAGCGTGGTCAGGAGTTGAATCAGAACGTTCTGATTCAAATTGGGAAGATTGAATCATTACTCTCAGAGATAGGTCGCTTCAACGCCGGAACTTTTCGCTCTAGCCGGCTTCCGCTTTTGAACCTTCCTGATAATGTTC
This window of the Trichocoleus sp. FACHB-46 genome carries:
- a CDS encoding ParB/RepB/Spo0J family partition protein, translating into MPPRRKAASQPQLRNVAVILNRESPAQSAQPAQPISLEKIHLPAKQPRRFFDADKMAQLVASVKEFGILEPLLVRPLKSGEYELVAGERRLRAARELGLTEVPILVHDLDERQALQVTLIENLQREDLNPIEETEAVLDLLAIALEVDRDEVVSILHQSYNAKQRGQELNQNVLIQIGKIESLLSEIGRFNAGTFRSSRLPLLNLPDNVLSALRNGEIEYTKGQAIARVKNEAQRAELLKQAISENLPLSEIKARIQEFKSQPELAPEKVIAQRWSEIGKRLQKGKIWSDRKKRDRITKLLNELDKLTASDD